In one window of Borrelia anserina Es DNA:
- the lgt gene encoding prolipoprotein diacylglyceryl transferase, with the protein MPNYINYPSWLHPEIIKGIPITWYSLSYIIIIIISYKFIWYQIQADKLDIEKSDYEKLMFSAIMGAILGGRLASTLIYDRSGIYYTHPWLIFLPFDQNWNFTGFRGMAIHGGFFGIIITSVIMINTKLKNTNIKKYFRKLTDYGSIAFSSGYILGRLANFANAELYGRPMKGGIIFPNAEPFKVTQKGVKEFAESVGMEISPHDVFINLPRIPSQLIEGLFEGTVSFLLLWFLFKKIKKYDGFIFGIYTILYGSFRFLIEYLREPDKEIGFVITYKTPESILDFSFLNISMGQIFSLILIVSGIIWLAWAKTRKEKLKK; encoded by the coding sequence ATGCCAAATTATATAAATTACCCCAGCTGGTTACATCCTGAAATAATCAAAGGGATCCCAATTACATGGTACAGCCTATCTTACATTATAATAATAATTATTTCTTACAAATTTATTTGGTATCAAATACAAGCTGACAAACTTGATATAGAAAAAAGTGATTATGAAAAACTAATGTTTTCAGCTATTATGGGAGCAATACTTGGTGGAAGACTAGCATCTACATTGATTTATGACAGAAGTGGCATTTATTACACACACCCTTGGCTAATCTTCCTACCATTTGACCAAAACTGGAATTTCACAGGATTTAGAGGAATGGCAATACACGGGGGGTTTTTCGGAATCATTATTACATCAGTAATAATGATAAACACCAAACTTAAAAACACAAATATAAAAAAATATTTCAGAAAGCTAACAGATTATGGATCAATAGCTTTCTCTTCAGGATACATACTTGGCCGACTAGCTAACTTTGCAAATGCAGAGCTTTACGGAAGACCAATGAAAGGCGGAATAATATTTCCCAATGCAGAACCCTTCAAAGTAACTCAAAAAGGAGTAAAAGAATTCGCAGAATCAGTTGGAATGGAAATATCACCTCATGACGTATTTATTAATCTCCCAAGAATTCCATCACAACTCATTGAAGGATTATTTGAAGGCACTGTAAGCTTTTTATTACTATGGTTTCTCTTCAAGAAAATAAAAAAATATGATGGTTTTATCTTTGGAATATATACAATTCTTTATGGATCATTCAGATTCCTAATAGAATACTTAAGAGAACCAGACAAGGAAATAGGATTTGTTATAACTTACAAAACACCTGAGAGCATATTGGATTTCTCATTTCTAAACATATCAATGGGACAAATATTCTCATTAATCTTAATAGTATCGGGAATAATCTGGCTCGCATGGGCTAAAACAAGAAAAGAAAAACTAAAGAAATAA
- a CDS encoding EAL domain-containing protein → MRNSNAIVISEGIINDNDITKIKSIFKISKIVKSRKNISSEYIKQSKIKFAIIYNHKRPIDFSINMANDLKSINNIHSIIINNKPIYKAMYQPNYIEILNNINELNDKHTLIQQKKIYYDNNNANLDFFLNLSELIQEIVIITNTDNDIIYINEKGSKELELPIKIRGKANKISEIKIIDLEKETKIDLSYNTNDIPEFRNILITDCILKVKNNKKLIVDLFISTIAQNNIDKLITIKDISDLKSKNNTQDLEIIDQQTDLYNIKGLEKLLINQIESAHKKIYLFDLDLHINTECEITGNRANVDSKILKKIAFRIMSFYSEYIFRLKDNNLIVIISTSGGEQRLISIAEDIKKTISRELKKEGFIIFKFNIGIIEVNLKEDIEKKLAKLKIATKISDEYKDSMPILYKDELPETILIKNQNKIFEYIVKAIKNDFFSLYYQKITPLKKDLKPKIEILTRLFDYTGTPIPNSNVFSLIDKYNLTVEVDKLVVTKALREYTNFVAKNGVHIFSINISPYSLKSKNFRMFLKETLIKSHVPLQNICLEITETGILENFELIKTYFNELKTFGIKLALDDFGSGYTSLSYIKILPIDIIKIDGSFIQVINSSQIDLVIIKSIKDIADTRRIKIIAEFVSNEEILKKINEIGIDYGQGFLWHKPEPI, encoded by the coding sequence ATGAGGAATTCAAATGCAATTGTAATATCTGAAGGAATCATTAATGATAATGATATTACAAAGATAAAATCCATTTTTAAAATATCAAAGATAGTAAAATCTAGAAAAAATATCTCTAGTGAATACATCAAACAAAGTAAAATTAAGTTTGCTATTATTTACAACCATAAAAGACCAATAGATTTTTCAATCAACATGGCAAATGACCTAAAAAGCATTAATAACATTCACTCTATCATCATAAATAATAAGCCTATATATAAAGCAATGTATCAACCAAACTACATAGAAATATTAAATAATATCAATGAATTAAACGATAAACATACACTAATACAACAAAAAAAAATTTACTATGACAATAATAATGCTAATCTTGATTTTTTCTTAAATTTATCTGAACTTATTCAAGAGATCGTGATCATCACAAATACTGACAACGACATCATATACATTAATGAAAAAGGCAGCAAAGAACTCGAACTCCCAATAAAAATTAGAGGAAAAGCAAATAAAATAAGTGAAATAAAAATCATAGACTTAGAAAAAGAAACTAAAATAGATCTAAGTTACAACACAAATGATATTCCTGAATTCAGAAACATATTGATAACCGACTGCATTTTAAAGGTTAAAAATAACAAAAAATTAATTGTAGACTTATTCATCAGTACAATTGCTCAAAACAATATTGATAAGTTAATTACAATAAAAGACATATCAGACTTAAAATCTAAAAACAATACTCAAGACCTCGAAATCATCGATCAACAAACAGATCTGTATAATATTAAAGGACTTGAAAAGCTGTTAATAAACCAAATTGAATCTGCCCATAAAAAAATATATTTATTTGACCTAGATTTACACATAAATACAGAATGTGAAATAACAGGCAACAGAGCAAACGTAGACTCAAAAATACTTAAAAAAATCGCTTTCAGGATAATGTCATTTTATTCAGAGTACATATTTAGATTAAAAGACAATAATTTAATAGTCATTATATCCACAAGCGGAGGAGAACAAAGACTAATTTCAATTGCAGAAGACATTAAAAAAACCATTTCTAGAGAACTCAAAAAAGAAGGTTTTATAATATTTAAATTCAATATAGGAATAATAGAAGTAAACCTAAAAGAAGATATAGAGAAAAAGCTCGCAAAATTAAAAATAGCAACAAAAATATCTGATGAATATAAAGATTCTATGCCTATTTTATATAAAGATGAATTACCAGAAACAATTCTTATTAAAAATCAAAATAAAATATTTGAATATATAGTAAAAGCAATAAAGAATGACTTTTTTAGTCTCTATTACCAAAAAATTACTCCTCTCAAAAAAGACCTAAAACCAAAAATTGAAATATTAACAAGACTTTTTGACTATACAGGAACTCCCATCCCAAACAGCAATGTCTTTAGCTTAATAGACAAGTATAACCTAACAGTTGAAGTAGACAAACTAGTAGTTACTAAAGCTTTAAGAGAATATACAAATTTCGTAGCGAAAAATGGTGTTCATATCTTTTCAATCAACATTTCACCATACTCACTCAAGTCTAAAAACTTCAGAATGTTCTTAAAAGAAACACTTATTAAAAGTCATGTTCCACTTCAGAATATATGCTTAGAAATAACAGAAACTGGAATCTTAGAAAATTTTGAATTAATCAAAACATATTTCAACGAACTTAAAACCTTTGGAATTAAACTTGCACTTGATGACTTTGGCAGCGGATATACATCTCTCTCATATATTAAAATTTTACCAATAGATATCATCAAAATAGATGGTTCCTTTATTCAAGTAATTAACTCTAGTCAAATAGATCTCGTAATAATAAAATCAATAAAAGACATTGCTGATACAAGGAGAATCAAAATTATAGCTGAATTTGTATCGAATGAAGAAATACTTAAAAAGATAAATGAGATCGGAATAGATTATGGACAAGGATTCTTATGGCATAAACCAGAACCAATCTAA
- a CDS encoding aminopeptidase: MVKKNPWTSLKEEEKNNILEFTQKYKKFLSSVKTERETTNYAIQKAKEKGFINTCEKQVLKTGDKIFYTCRNKNVAIVFIGKEPIENGINFIVSHTDSPRLDAKPSPITEENELTLMKTNYYGGIKKYQWLSLPLSIRGTVFLQNGEKVEIKIGDDNNDPVFIIPDVLPHLDKKVQRDKKVENIIEGENLKIIIGSLPIETKEKEKVKSATLKLLKEKYKIEEDDFISAEIEIVPAGEAKDVGFDRALIGAYGQDDKVCVYTSLEAILNLEETPNKTAICFLVDKEEIGSTGSTGLNSRYLEYFVSDIIFKLEQTKYNNLLVQKVLWNSKSISADVCSAINPLFKSIHDEQNAPKLGYGISVIKYTGHGGKIMASDADAELVSYIRNLLNKNNIAWQVATLGKVDEGGGGTVAKFLAHYGIRTIDMGPGVISMHSPFEITSKFDVYTSYMAYKAFFKG, from the coding sequence ATGGTAAAAAAAAATCCTTGGACTTCTTTAAAAGAAGAAGAGAAAAACAATATTTTAGAATTTACCCAAAAATACAAAAAATTTTTAAGCTCAGTTAAAACTGAACGAGAAACAACCAACTATGCTATACAAAAGGCAAAGGAAAAAGGCTTCATTAATACTTGCGAAAAACAAGTACTCAAAACTGGAGATAAAATTTTTTACACATGTCGAAATAAAAATGTTGCTATTGTATTTATTGGAAAAGAACCTATTGAAAATGGAATAAACTTCATCGTATCACACACAGATTCACCAAGACTTGATGCTAAACCATCGCCAATTACTGAAGAGAATGAATTGACACTGATGAAAACAAATTATTATGGAGGCATCAAAAAATATCAATGGTTATCCCTTCCTCTATCAATACGGGGTACAGTATTTTTACAAAACGGAGAAAAAGTAGAGATCAAAATCGGTGACGATAACAATGATCCCGTATTTATAATTCCTGATGTTTTACCACATCTTGACAAAAAAGTTCAAAGAGATAAAAAAGTCGAAAACATCATTGAAGGCGAAAATTTAAAAATCATAATTGGAAGCCTGCCCATTGAGACTAAAGAAAAAGAAAAAGTAAAATCTGCTACTCTTAAGTTACTAAAAGAAAAATATAAAATAGAAGAAGATGATTTCATCTCAGCAGAAATAGAAATAGTGCCAGCAGGAGAAGCAAAAGATGTAGGATTTGATAGGGCACTCATCGGCGCTTATGGCCAAGACGACAAGGTTTGTGTTTATACCTCACTAGAAGCCATACTAAATTTAGAAGAAACTCCAAACAAAACTGCTATATGTTTTTTAGTTGATAAGGAAGAGATTGGATCAACTGGATCAACTGGACTAAACTCAAGATACCTTGAATACTTCGTATCAGACATAATATTTAAACTTGAACAGACTAAATATAATAATCTCTTAGTTCAGAAAGTACTATGGAACTCAAAAAGCATATCTGCTGACGTTTGCAGTGCAATAAATCCCTTATTTAAATCAATTCACGATGAACAAAACGCACCCAAATTGGGATATGGAATATCTGTAATAAAATATACAGGTCACGGAGGGAAAATCATGGCCAGTGACGCTGATGCAGAACTTGTCTCTTACATCAGAAATTTGCTAAACAAGAATAATATAGCTTGGCAAGTAGCAACACTTGGTAAAGTAGATGAAGGCGGTGGAGGAACTGTTGCAAAATTTTTAGCACATTATGGCATAAGAACAATTGACATGGGGCCTGGTGTAATTAGCATGCATTCACCATTCGAAATAACCTCTAAATTTGATGTATATACCTCCTATATGGCTTACAAGGCTTTCTTCAAAGGATAA
- a CDS encoding PTS transporter subunit EIIB, producing MTKDITKTSKHILECFGGTSNIKKVEKDLTRIKILVDSNSLVKRENLTKDKNIIGAIKSNEFTEIVMNFEVIDDVYSNIMYMINEKI from the coding sequence ATGACCAAAGATATAACCAAAACGTCAAAACACATTTTAGAATGCTTTGGAGGCACTTCAAACATCAAAAAAGTGGAAAAAGATCTAACTAGAATAAAAATATTAGTTGATAGTAACTCTTTAGTTAAGAGAGAAAATTTAACAAAGGATAAAAATATCATAGGGGCAATTAAGTCAAACGAATTCACAGAAATTGTAATGAACTTTGAAGTAATTGACGACGTTTATAGTAATATCATGTATATGATAAATGAAAAAATATAG
- a CDS encoding NAD(P)H-dependent glycerol-3-phosphate dehydrogenase, with amino-acid sequence MTISIVGAGAWGTAVAKVLADKFKHNILIWSFEKDVRDSINNDHENVKYLKDIRLPDNLIASSNLFDVVSQSDYVFVVTPSLYTLNILNELKNVCYTKKFKLAILTKGFITIDGKLCTIVEAAESILSGYKDEITYIAGPSHAEEVGLGVITGLVAASNNRDNAFEFINLFNDTSISMFYSNDVLGVQIAAALKNIFAIAFGILDEYKNTNLIGDNTESFLFSVSLSDMKNIAFKLGTCNAETFLFLAGSGDLDVTCRSVFGRNRRFGREIVNKNILEGLVDIDDLINNIHKIGYLPEGIFAAKEVSLLFKSLGSDSNDHSLANIVYKILNKELKPEAIVDCIRNFKV; translated from the coding sequence ATGACAATATCTATAGTTGGAGCAGGAGCTTGGGGAACGGCTGTTGCTAAGGTTTTGGCAGATAAATTTAAACATAATATTTTGATATGGTCTTTTGAAAAAGATGTTAGAGATAGTATTAATAATGATCATGAGAATGTCAAGTATTTAAAGGACATTAGGTTGCCTGATAATTTGATTGCAAGTTCTAATTTGTTTGATGTTGTAAGCCAGTCTGATTATGTTTTTGTTGTGACACCTTCCCTTTATACTTTAAATATTTTGAATGAATTAAAAAACGTATGCTATACCAAAAAGTTTAAATTGGCAATACTTACAAAAGGTTTTATAACAATTGATGGCAAACTTTGCACGATTGTAGAGGCTGCAGAGAGTATTTTAAGTGGATATAAAGATGAAATTACTTATATTGCAGGGCCAAGTCATGCTGAAGAAGTTGGACTTGGAGTGATTACAGGACTTGTGGCTGCTAGTAATAACAGAGACAATGCTTTTGAATTTATTAATTTATTTAATGACACTTCTATTTCTATGTTTTATAGTAATGATGTTCTTGGTGTACAGATAGCAGCAGCTTTGAAAAATATATTTGCAATTGCATTTGGAATTTTAGATGAATATAAAAATACAAATTTGATAGGCGATAATACGGAGTCTTTTTTATTTTCAGTTTCTTTAAGTGATATGAAAAATATTGCTTTTAAGCTTGGTACCTGCAATGCAGAAACATTTTTATTTTTAGCTGGTTCTGGGGATTTAGATGTTACTTGTAGAAGCGTTTTTGGGAGAAATCGACGATTTGGTCGTGAAATTGTTAATAAAAATATCTTGGAAGGTTTAGTGGATATAGATGATTTAATAAATAATATCCATAAAATTGGTTATTTGCCAGAGGGAATATTTGCTGCTAAGGAAGTTTCTTTGCTTTTTAAATCTTTAGGTAGTGATTCCAATGATCATAGTTTAGCGAATATAGTGTATAAAATTTTGAATAAAGAATTAAAGCCTGAAGCCATTGTTGATTGTATAAGAAATTTTAAAGTTTAG
- a CDS encoding AAA family ATPase — protein MYNRRALNNLFFKSFLFFMERKHLIFTEEHIFYSLIRDEKIKELLGLCTLNFYTFDKILGDFFNQVPLKGSDISDYHFQMNDLCQEIINTIFYYKNPCILQEKDLLWVLIRKRKNIILDSLLKSGFNLTIFDKIIEVYDYLGSDLDLSFLENDRLLVASDLLNKEIDSNGGLSIFEGDYFKLDQDDDSLDKNNFAEDFLSNVIDSLDPSLEKSPLVGRNEELCKLIQVMLRKYKSNPIIFGEPGVGKTILLQGLAYMIKTGQVPRELMGYEVYSLDIGRLISGTRYRGDLEDRVNKLLDFLFFKKKVILFIDEIHMIVGAGATSFSNVDVSNLLKPILTLGKVKLIGATTKYEYQKFFLKDKALIRRFHSIELKEPSFEDTYYILKGAKEQYEMHHNVEYTDEAIWVSITMSKYIKDRCLPDKAFDLLDGIGAKFKCESNNKKVITGDDMKDFVKSIIDTNVFNFDSYDNDLLINLERKIRKGIIIDEEILSDLILNIKLLRIKFLFQSNSLGIFALIGSPDVDKSKLACILSEELKIPKLTLGMSEYSDFDGINRLIGPMYGSESYDEPTKFFKFLSKSSSSIIFLSDFDKSSKRVIDFFFEGFNTGKLYDSLGRSVSLSDSIIIIDINIEYRELAGIGFKSETVNCRSLLEKRFSSQFLDLIDHIFFFKPVCESDLEKVIIEEMNNFVKVLKNEKVDIFFEKNIIDYFRNKTYRDGLGIKSVRKLVVKEVGSLLVSDMILKKFKEDDKIRVYLDGTMKYELL, from the coding sequence ATGTATAACAGAAGAGCTTTAAATAATTTATTTTTTAAATCATTTCTGTTTTTTATGGAACGCAAACATCTTATTTTTACTGAAGAGCATATTTTTTACAGTTTAATTAGAGATGAAAAAATTAAAGAGCTGCTTGGTTTATGTACTCTTAATTTTTATACTTTTGATAAAATTTTGGGAGATTTTTTCAATCAGGTGCCTTTAAAAGGTTCTGATATTTCGGATTATCATTTTCAGATGAATGATTTATGTCAAGAGATAATCAATACAATTTTTTATTATAAAAATCCTTGTATATTACAAGAGAAAGATTTGCTATGGGTGTTAATTAGGAAAAGAAAAAACATAATTTTAGATTCTTTGTTGAAGTCAGGGTTTAATTTAACTATCTTTGACAAGATAATTGAGGTTTATGATTACTTGGGTTCAGACTTGGATTTAAGCTTTCTTGAAAATGATAGGCTACTTGTTGCAAGCGATCTTTTGAATAAAGAGATAGATAGTAATGGAGGTTTGAGTATTTTTGAAGGAGATTATTTTAAATTAGATCAAGATGATGATTCATTGGATAAGAACAATTTTGCTGAAGATTTTTTGTCCAATGTTATTGATAGTTTAGATCCAAGTTTAGAGAAGAGTCCTTTGGTTGGCCGAAATGAAGAATTATGTAAGTTGATTCAGGTAATGCTTCGCAAATATAAGAGTAATCCAATTATCTTTGGAGAGCCTGGAGTTGGAAAAACAATATTACTTCAAGGACTTGCTTATATGATAAAGACAGGTCAAGTACCTCGGGAGTTAATGGGTTATGAGGTTTATTCTCTTGATATAGGAAGACTTATATCTGGAACTCGGTATAGGGGAGATCTTGAAGATAGAGTGAATAAGCTTTTAGATTTTTTATTTTTTAAAAAAAAGGTAATTCTTTTTATTGATGAAATTCATATGATAGTTGGAGCTGGTGCTACATCTTTTAGTAATGTAGATGTTTCAAATTTGTTGAAGCCTATATTAACTTTAGGTAAGGTAAAGTTAATCGGTGCTACTACCAAATATGAATATCAAAAATTCTTTTTAAAAGATAAAGCTTTAATAAGAAGATTTCATAGTATAGAACTTAAGGAACCAAGTTTTGAGGATACTTATTATATTTTAAAAGGTGCTAAGGAACAATATGAGATGCATCATAATGTAGAGTACACAGATGAGGCCATATGGGTTTCAATTACTATGTCTAAGTATATTAAAGATAGATGCCTTCCTGATAAAGCTTTCGATTTATTAGATGGTATTGGGGCTAAATTTAAGTGTGAGAGTAATAACAAGAAAGTTATAACGGGCGATGATATGAAAGATTTTGTTAAATCTATAATTGATACAAATGTTTTTAATTTTGATAGCTATGATAATGACTTACTGATTAATCTAGAGCGTAAAATAAGAAAAGGCATAATAATTGATGAGGAGATTTTATCTGATTTGATATTGAACATCAAACTTTTAAGGATTAAATTTCTCTTTCAAAGTAATTCCCTTGGTATTTTCGCTTTAATAGGTTCTCCAGATGTAGATAAGAGTAAGCTTGCATGTATTTTATCAGAAGAACTTAAGATTCCTAAATTGACTTTGGGAATGAGTGAGTATAGTGATTTTGATGGCATTAATAGATTAATAGGGCCTATGTATGGCTCTGAATCTTATGATGAACCTACTAAATTTTTTAAATTTTTAAGTAAATCTTCAAGTTCAATTATTTTTCTTTCCGATTTTGATAAATCTTCCAAGAGGGTTATAGATTTTTTTTTTGAGGGGTTTAATACAGGTAAACTTTATGATAGTCTTGGTAGAAGTGTGAGCTTGTCGGATAGTATAATAATAATAGATATTAATATAGAATATAGGGAACTTGCTGGTATTGGATTTAAAAGTGAAACAGTAAATTGCAGAAGTTTGCTAGAAAAACGTTTTTCTAGTCAATTTTTAGATCTTATAGATCATATTTTCTTCTTTAAGCCTGTATGCGAGAGTGACCTTGAAAAGGTTATTATTGAAGAGATGAATAATTTCGTTAAGGTACTAAAAAATGAAAAAGTTGATATTTTTTTTGAAAAAAATATTATTGATTATTTTCGGAATAAAACTTATAGAGATGGACTTGGTATTAAGAGTGTGCGTAAGCTTGTGGTTAAGGAAGTTGGAAGTTTGTTGGTTAGCGATATGATTTTAAAAAAATTTAAAGAGGATGACAAGATCAGAGTTTATCTAGACGGGACAATGAAGTATGAGTTATTATAA
- the tyrS gene encoding tyrosine--tRNA ligase, with protein sequence MNLALEILQKRGFLKQCTNLKALNRLMDGEKIVFYVGVDATSTSLHIGHLIPFMAMAHLQRQGHIPIALVGGGTTKIGDPSGKDTRRKILSKEDIKENVKAIRDQLLGIIDFSQGYVLDNSEWLDDINYIEFLRDVGIHFSVNRMLGFETYKKRFKEGLSFIEFNYQLLQSYDFYMLNKIKNCKLQIGGDDQWGNIVSGIDLIRRKLGKEVFGLTLPLITRSDGKKMGKSEKGAVYLDSKLCSVYDFYQYFRNVPDLDVKSLLYLFTFLEDDEIEHIASFKGSLLNRAKETLAFEITKIVHGEDAALKASSTAKVVFKGDKGNKSDMPFFKLSLTNLERGILLIDLMVLSKVASSKSEARRLIDSGGVYIDRVRIGNKDYYLSKDNFTNGEIELKIGKKKILRIIL encoded by the coding sequence ATGAATCTTGCCTTAGAAATTTTGCAGAAAAGAGGATTTTTAAAACAGTGTACAAATTTGAAAGCTTTAAATAGATTAATGGATGGGGAAAAGATAGTTTTTTATGTTGGTGTTGATGCTACTTCTACTTCTTTACATATTGGACATTTAATTCCTTTTATGGCAATGGCACACCTTCAAAGGCAAGGTCATATTCCAATTGCTTTAGTTGGTGGTGGAACTACAAAGATAGGAGATCCTTCAGGTAAAGATACGAGGCGAAAGATTTTATCGAAAGAGGATATAAAAGAAAATGTTAAGGCAATAAGAGATCAACTGCTTGGAATAATAGATTTTAGTCAAGGATATGTCCTTGATAATTCCGAATGGCTTGATGATATTAATTATATTGAGTTTTTAAGAGATGTTGGAATTCATTTTTCTGTTAATCGTATGTTGGGGTTTGAGACTTATAAGAAAAGGTTTAAGGAAGGACTTTCGTTTATTGAATTTAATTATCAACTTTTACAATCGTATGATTTTTATATGTTAAATAAAATTAAGAATTGTAAGCTTCAAATTGGGGGTGATGATCAGTGGGGAAATATTGTTTCAGGTATTGATTTAATTAGGAGGAAATTAGGAAAAGAAGTTTTTGGCCTGACACTTCCGCTTATTACAAGAAGTGATGGCAAAAAGATGGGTAAATCAGAGAAGGGAGCAGTTTATCTTGATTCAAAACTTTGTAGTGTTTATGATTTTTATCAATATTTTAGAAATGTTCCAGATTTGGATGTTAAGAGTTTATTATATCTATTTACTTTTTTGGAAGATGATGAGATCGAGCATATTGCAAGTTTTAAAGGCAGTTTATTAAATAGGGCAAAGGAAACCTTGGCATTTGAGATAACAAAGATTGTTCATGGAGAAGATGCAGCTTTAAAGGCATCCTCAACAGCTAAAGTTGTATTTAAAGGAGATAAAGGTAATAAATCCGATATGCCTTTCTTTAAGTTGTCATTGACTAATTTAGAAAGAGGTATTTTATTGATTGACTTAATGGTTCTTTCAAAAGTTGCATCTAGCAAATCGGAAGCTAGGCGATTGATTGATTCCGGTGGAGTTTATATAGACAGGGTAAGAATAGGAAATAAGGATTATTACCTTAGTAAGGATAATTTTACCAATGGTGAAATTGAACTTAAAATTGGTAAGAAAAAGATTTTGAGAATCATTTTGTAG
- a CDS encoding glycine--tRNA ligase, whose product MIRMEDIISLAKRRGFVFQSSEVYGGLSGVWDYGPLGIELKKNIQKEWWKNMVYLHENVVGLDSSILMRPEVWAASGHVENFLDLLVDCKNCKCRFRIDSIDLSKGCSNCNAAGTFTTPRSFNLMFKTNIGAVEDSSSEIYLRPETAQGIFVNFRNVLDSTRLKIPFGIAQVGKAFRNEILAKNFIFRTCEFEQMEMQFFVHPNQMDDWYYYWKQKRMSFFIETLGIRADNLRFKEYKGDELAHYAKAAVDIEYKFSFGFQEIEGIHNRGNYDLSQHAKFCGKPKLFEYHDLISGERYIPYVIETSLGLTRSVLMALCDAYTHEELEGGDKRIVLRLHPKLAPYKVAILPLVKKDGLPELARKVFMHFSGDFYMFYDDNGTIGKRYRRQDEIGTPYCVTVDYDTIENRTVTLRDRDSMNQIRISIDDLYSHIRTEILNYKGVASR is encoded by the coding sequence ATGATCAGAATGGAGGATATTATTTCACTAGCTAAGAGAAGAGGTTTTGTATTTCAGTCCTCAGAAGTTTATGGGGGTCTATCAGGCGTATGGGATTATGGACCTTTAGGTATTGAGCTTAAGAAAAATATACAAAAAGAATGGTGGAAGAACATGGTTTATTTGCATGAAAACGTGGTAGGGTTAGATAGTTCTATTTTGATGAGGCCTGAGGTTTGGGCAGCGTCAGGGCATGTTGAGAATTTTTTAGATCTATTAGTGGACTGCAAAAATTGTAAGTGTAGATTTAGGATTGATTCTATTGATTTATCTAAAGGTTGTTCTAATTGTAATGCTGCAGGTACATTTACAACTCCACGAAGTTTTAATTTAATGTTTAAGACTAATATTGGAGCTGTTGAAGATAGTTCTAGTGAAATTTATTTAAGGCCAGAAACTGCTCAAGGTATTTTTGTTAATTTTCGAAATGTATTGGATTCTACAAGGCTTAAGATTCCTTTTGGGATAGCTCAAGTTGGTAAGGCATTTAGAAATGAGATATTAGCGAAAAATTTTATATTTAGGACTTGTGAATTTGAACAAATGGAAATGCAATTTTTTGTGCATCCTAATCAGATGGATGATTGGTATTATTATTGGAAACAAAAGAGAATGAGTTTTTTCATTGAAACTCTTGGAATAAGAGCTGATAATCTTAGATTTAAAGAGTATAAAGGGGATGAACTTGCTCATTATGCTAAAGCTGCAGTTGATATTGAGTATAAATTTTCATTTGGTTTTCAAGAAATTGAGGGAATTCATAATCGGGGTAATTATGATTTGTCTCAGCATGCTAAGTTTTGCGGTAAGCCTAAGTTATTTGAATATCATGATTTGATAAGCGGTGAGAGATATATTCCGTATGTTATTGAGACGTCTCTTGGACTTACAAGGAGTGTTTTAATGGCTCTTTGTGATGCTTATACTCACGAAGAACTTGAGGGAGGAGATAAGCGAATAGTTTTACGTTTGCATCCTAAACTTGCTCCTTATAAAGTAGCAATACTTCCTCTTGTAAAGAAAGATGGACTGCCTGAACTTGCTCGAAAGGTGTTTATGCATTTTAGTGGTGATTTTTACATGTTTTATGATGACAATGGTACAATAGGTAAGCGTTATAGACGTCAAGATGAAATTGGTACGCCTTATTGTGTAACAGTTGATTATGATACTATTGAAAATAGAACTGTTACTTTAAGAGATAGAGACAGTATGAATCAAATAAGAATTTCTATTGATGATTTATATTCACATATTAGGACTGAAATTCTAAATTATAAGGGAGTTGCAAGTAGATGA